The DNA region CCGTCCGCCTGGCAAGACAAGAGGGACGGTCACGGCTGGCTGCAGAGCATCCTGGCCATCCACATCCTCACGCAGGGCATCGTCAGGTACGTTCGGGAGTGGTATCTACGTCGGGAGCGCTTCAACTCGGGCGACcccgaggccggcaagcCTGGATCCGCGGTCGTTAGCACCGCAACTTCCAGCGGGAACGATACCTCAACCGGCGAGACCAGCGTCGgccccgccgtcgacgctgaGGCGGCTTTGTCCGCGACGAGCTCTGCCGCTGTCGCCAAAAGGCGGCGGAAGCAGAGTGCGCAGGTCCGTCTGCAGCAGCCTctgtgggcggcgctggcaagCACCAAGATTGTCGCGATGAAGGAGTACGAAATATCGAGCCTGCGGGGCCCGGCCAACAAAAGCGACATCCACAATTCGGGCAGCACCCCTTCCTTCGACGGACAGCCGAGGCAGATATGGATATCTTACATTGGCAGCGATGAGGTATGCTTCAACACCAGCCACTtccccgagcccgaggcctATGCCAAGGTCAATGGCCACTCGACGACACCCGCCGGCGTGGACACGTCCAAGCCCTTTTATGTCCGCATCAACAATGCCTTCTGGCAACCAACCCGCatcttcatcgtcgacgacgaaaagGAGACGCGCTGGACCGGCGACATCTATGGCCTTCGTCCTGCCGCCAAGTACGTGGTCGACTTTGTCGACACCAAGACGGACCAAGTCATCTTCACCACCAGCATCCGAACGGTCAAGGAGACGCTGCGCGAAGACGATCCCCTGGCAACTGGTCCAGCAAGCGGCCAGCAGGCATTGCGTCCCGACTCGCCCGCCACGACGCTTCGTACGTcgatcgccgccgccgaggcgaggctcgccgacgagaagaacCGGCTCAAGACATGGCGCAAAGAGTGGAAGAACCGCATCAACTCCCTGAAGCGAGACAACGAGGCTGCCGACAACCAGCTCGCGACGGCCGGCAACAGCGACGAAAAGTTCAAGCAGAAGATCCGCCAGCAGGAGACACAAAAGTCGCAGGCCGAGCGCGACACGGAGCGCCTTGCAGAGCGGCTCAAGAACTTTGACACGGCCCCGGAGCTTGCCGACCGTAAGAAGAAGGCAGAGCGCGCCTTCTCCGCCGAGAAGAAGATCTTTGATGCCGCCCAAAAGGAGTTCAAGTGTTACAAGTCGCAGCTGGAaggcgaggtcaaggccagGGAGGTGGAGAAGTCGAACTTGAACACGCGGCGTAACAAGATCGCCACGCGCATCGCCAAGATCGAGAATGAGCTCGCCAACATCACTGACGCCAACAATCGTGGGCTCGATGAggtcgagcggcggcgccaggacAAGATCCGGTTCCTGGAACAGACGGTCGCCATCGAGAATAACTACTCGGAGCGTATCAGCCAGGTCGGCGCGGCTAACAACGCTAAGCGTGAGCAGCTACGAACTCTCCAGGCCCAGGTGCAGGCGTACCAAACTTACGTGAACCCGGTTAACGGCATGCCTGTCGAGGCCCCGCCCATGATTACGGACTCGCACCAGCCTTATGGGCAGAACCCGTGGAATCCGAAccctgcggcggcacctCACTTCCCCTGGGGCGCGTCCTCTGGCGACGTGCTTCCGCCAATTTCGGCTCCAACGATGCCGCCAGGCC from Purpureocillium takamizusanense chromosome 3, complete sequence includes:
- a CDS encoding uncharacterized protein (TransMembrane:2 (i152-179o199-222i)~antiSMASH:Cluster_3.1~EggNog:ENOG503NU61~COG:U); the encoded protein is MPRASGSGKRQQGGAGPRESRHDNGLVGPGKRVAPKKSHSHLDGPVRSPDNGALAGPSPPPHSNGPNGTSKHDGTASALAASPAAVLDARRGSLGTSSDSSSSELSGAVANGVDGARQIDVNALKNADVHRDSGPLDLASTVVRSLPVQDTLAILIILMHLPYVSLTIVYGLFATLTFVPPVMSKAGWNMNLGDIMDGISQMPSLATTMAMDFFFFLVWVFLWPPIQDFMLEFAKPVVAVTLGGGASAKDGSSRGVTACFIWMFLHKLVRASRVYWPRLARHIPDSWRMPAALSDSFLRPSAWQDKRDGHGWLQSILAIHILTQGIVRYVREWYLRRERFNSGDPEAGKPGSAVVSTATSSGNDTSTGETSVGPAVDAEAALSATSSAAVAKRRRKQSAQVRLQQPLWAALASTKIVAMKEYEISSLRGPANKSDIHNSGSTPSFDGQPRQIWISYIGSDEVCFNTSHFPEPEAYAKVNGHSTTPAGVDTSKPFYVRINNAFWQPTRIFIVDDEKETRWTGDIYGLRPAAKYVVDFVDTKTDQVIFTTSIRTVKETLREDDPLATGPASGQQALRPDSPATTLRTSIAAAEARLADEKNRLKTWRKEWKNRINSLKRDNEAADNQLATAGNSDEKFKQKIRQQETQKSQAERDTERLAERLKNFDTAPELADRKKKAERAFSAEKKIFDAAQKEFKCYKSQLEGEVKAREVEKSNLNTRRNKIATRIAKIENELANITDANNRGLDEVERRRQDKIRFLEQTVAIENNYSERISQVGAANNAKREQLRTLQAQVQAYQTYVNPVNGMPVEAPPMITDSHQPYGQNPWNPNPAAAPHFPWGASSGDVLPPISAPTMPPGLSWHPPPTAPAFEPRGAKSRGRSSSMLSDVSGFTEASDEGAESARPAGRNGAHGSNSSGSIGEAPSPA